GAGATAGCTTATGCAAGCTTAAGAATGGTTTTACAGTTGACATTAATAGGCTACGTATTAATTTTTATATTTAAAACAAAAGATTTACTTATTGGTTCTTTTATTCTTCTTTTTATGCTTGTATTTGCAACTTTTATTATTTTAAGAGTAACCAAAGACAAAAGTCTTAAAAACTATATGCATATATTTATAGCTACTTTTATTTCATCATTTATACATCTTTTTTTAATTATTGTAGTGGTTTTAGATTTAGATAGTTTGTATGAGCCAAGATATGTTATTCCTATTGCTGGGATGATATTTGCAAACTCAATGAATGTTATTTCTTTAGCTATTGAAAGATTTGAAAAAGAG
The window above is part of the Malaciobacter marinus genome. Proteins encoded here:
- a CDS encoding ABC transporter permease, coding for MVTISFLNLSIMLLPLAFVGFFYYRYTSDKKEIAYASLRMVLQLTLIGYVLIFIFKTKDLLIGSFILLFMLVFATFIILRVTKDKSLKNYMHIFIATFISSFIHLFLIIVVVLDLDSLYEPRYVIPIAGMIFANSMNVISLAIERFEKELSRNESFKKAREISFKASMIPQINSLLAVGLVALPGMMTGQILSGVDPLIAVRYQIMIMIMAISSGGMATIFYYILKSKIIFKK